In Triticum urartu cultivar G1812 chromosome 6, Tu2.1, whole genome shotgun sequence, the following proteins share a genomic window:
- the LOC125514636 gene encoding soluble starch synthase 2-2, chloroplastic/amyloplastic-like: protein MSGHIASSSAAFLLLVASSSSSRRWRSSSPRSFGAAGTRLHWERRGFSRDGSVPCRRGSAAAAVAGGEEGAGKAIAGEGSRQAASGQRGKLEAAENEDAVSQKSVASAPRPDSTVAEQHWAAGSRSEVDPSAPVSAAASGYWKDVVVAEQVGAKVDAGGDAAKVWSSPVDSENKGSAPLAGPNVMNVIVLASECAPFCKTGGLGDVVGALPKALARRGHRVMVVIPKYGDYGEARDLGVRKRYKVAGQDSEVSYFHSYIDGVDFVFLEAPPFRHRHNDIYGGERPDVLKRMILFCKAAVEVPWYAPCSGTIYGDGNLVFIANDWHTALLPVYLKAYYRDNGLMQYTRSVLVIHNIAHQGRGPVDDFNIMDLPEHYMDHFKLYDPLGGQHNNVFAAGLKMADRVVTVSHGYMWELKTMEGGWGLHDIINQNDWKLDGIVNGIDTAEWNPAVDVHLHSDDYTNYTRDTLDIGKRQCKAALQRELGLQVRDDVPLIGFIGRLDHQKGVDIIAAAMPWIAQQDVQLVMLGTGRPDLEDMLRRFEGEHRDKVRGWVGFSVRMAHRITAGADVLLMPSLFEPCGLNQLYAMAYGTVPVVHAVGGLRDTVAPFDPFGGTGLGWTFDRADAGRMIDALGHCLNTYWNYKESWRGLQVRGMSQDLSWDRVAELYENVLVKAKYQW from the exons ATGTCGGGGCACATCGCTTCCTCGTCCGCGGCGTTCCTCTTGCTCGtggcctcctcctcgtcgtcgcggCGCTGGCGGAGCAGCTCACCGCGCTCTTTCGGTGCCGCCGGTACGCGGCTGCATTGGGAACGGCGAGGGTTTTCTCGGGACGGATCGGTGCCGTGCCGCCGCGGCTCAGCAGCAGCGGCAGTGGCTGGTGGTGAGGAGGGCGCGGGGAAGGCAATAGCAGGGGAGGGCTCGAGGCAGGCAGCCTCTGGGCAGCGCGGCAAGCTCGAG GCTGCTGAAAATGAGGATGCTGTTTCACAAAAATCAGTTGCATCTGCACCCAGGCCAGATAGTACCGTTGCAGAGCAACATTGGGCAGCTGGGAGCAGATCCGAAGTCGATCCGTCAGCTCCTGTCTCGGCGGCGGCATCAGGTTATTGGAAAGACGTCGTTGTCGCTGAACAGGTTGGGGCTAAGGTTGATGCCGGTGGAGATGCAGCAAAAGTGTGGAGTTCTCCGGTTGACAGTGAGAACAAGGGGTCTGCTCCTTTGGCTGGCCCGAATGTGATGAATGTCATCGTTTTGGCTTCTGAATGTGCTCCTTTCTGTAAAACAG GTGGGCTTGGAGATGTTGTGGGTGCTTTGCCGAAGGCTCTGGCAAGAAGAGGGCATCGTGTTATG GTCGTGATACCAAAATATGGAGATTACGGAGAAGCTCGTGATCTAGGTGTTCGCAAACGTTACAAGGTAGCTGGCCAG GATTCAGAAGTGAGCTACTTTCATTCTTATATCGATGGAGTTGATTTTGTGTTCTTAGAGGCCCCGCCCTTCCGCCACCGGCACAATGATATTTATGGAGGAGAAAGACCG GATGTGCTGAAGCGCATGATTTTGTTCTGCAAGGCTGCTGTGGAG GTTCCTTGGTACGCTCCATGCAGTGGTACTATCTACGGTGATGGCAATTTAGTCTTCATTGCAAACGATTGGCATACTGCACTTCTACCTGTTTATCTGAAGGCGTATTACCGAGACAATGGCCTGATGCAGTATACTCGTTCTGTTCTCGTGATCCATAACATTGCTCATCAG GGACGTGGCCCTGTAGATGACTTCAACATCATGGACTTGCCTGAGCACTACATGGATCACTTCAAACTGTATGATCCCCTTGGCGGCCAGCACAACAACGTGTTCGCTGCTGGCCTGAAGATGGCAGACCGGGTGGTCACCGTCAGCCATGGCTACATGTGGGAGCTGAAGACGATGGAAGGCGGCTGGGGCCTCCACGACATAATAAACCAGAACGACTGGAAGCTGGACGGCATCGTGAACGGCATCGACACGGCCGAGTGGAACCCCGCAGTCGACGTGCACCTGCACTCCGACGACTACACCAACTACACCCGAGACACGCTGGACATCGGCAAGCGGCAGTGCAAGGCGGCCCTGCAGCGCGAGCTGGGCCTGCAGGTCCGCGACGACGTGCCGCTCATCGGGTTCATCGGGCGGCTGGACCACCAGAAGGGCGTGGACATCATCGCGGCGGCGATGCCGTGGATCGCGCAGCAGGACGTGCAGCTGGTGATGCTGGGCACGGGGCGGCCGGACCTGGAGGACATGCTGCGGCGGTTCGAGGGGGAGCACCGGGACAAGGTGCGCGGGTGGGTGGGGTTCTCGGTGCGGATGGCGCACCGGATCACGGCGGGCGCGGACGTGCTCCTCATGCCGTCGCTGTTCGAGCCGTGCGGGCTGAACCAGCTGTACGCGATGGCGTACGGGACCGTGCCCGTGGTGCACGCCGTCGGCGGGCTCCGGGACACGGTGGCGCCGTTCGACCCGTTCGGCGGCACCGGGCTGGGGTGGACGTTCGACCGCGCGGACGCCGGCAGGATGATCGACGCGCTCGGGCACTGCCTCAACACGTACTGGAACTACAAGGAGAGCTGGAGGGGCCTGCAGGTCCGCGGCATGTCGCAGGACCTCAGCTgggaccgcgtcgccgagctctaCGAGAACGTCCTCGTCAAGGCCAAGTACCAGTGGTGA